One genomic segment of Dehalogenimonas alkenigignens includes these proteins:
- a CDS encoding VOC family protein: MKNPVVYWELASSDAGKTVEFLRKVFDWNPEYDPGTTIHEIPAGESSSAFSGGGVFTLRRAKLPFLTLYIRVEDIEEKARLVEKSGGFIVEPPFSVNDSTKICLFNEPSGVTLAMLEKTAEK; this comes from the coding sequence TTGAAGAACCCTGTTGTTTATTGGGAGCTGGCATCATCGGACGCCGGGAAAACGGTGGAATTCCTGCGCAAGGTTTTCGACTGGAATCCCGAATACGACCCTGGCACCACAATCCATGAAATCCCCGCCGGGGAGTCATCATCGGCATTCAGCGGCGGCGGAGTGTTCACTTTGCGGCGGGCGAAGCTGCCTTTTCTCACCCTGTACATCCGGGTAGAAGATATCGAAGAAAAAGCCAGGCTGGTTGAAAAATCCGGCGGCTTCATCGTCGAGCCGCCGTTTTCGGTCAATGACTCAACAAAGATTTGCCTGTTTAACGAACCCTCCGGGGTCACCCTGGCGATGCTGGAAAAAACAGCGGAAAAGTAA
- a CDS encoding PDGLE domain-containing protein, giving the protein MSFKKWWLIGLGAALLLATLSPLASGSPDGLERVAEDKGFLETAGDAPFQIIADYVFPGVENEALATILAGWIGVLVMFGAVYVIAWAIMKNRKTT; this is encoded by the coding sequence ATGAGTTTCAAGAAATGGTGGCTGATCGGCCTCGGCGCGGCGCTGCTGCTGGCGACACTGTCGCCGTTGGCATCCGGTTCCCCAGATGGCTTGGAGCGAGTGGCTGAGGATAAAGGCTTTCTTGAAACGGCTGGCGACGCCCCGTTTCAGATAATCGCCGACTACGTCTTTCCCGGTGTCGAAAACGAGGCGCTAGCAACCATCCTGGCCGGGTGGATTGGCGTGTTGGTGATGTTTGGCGCGGTCTACGTCATTGCATGGGCGATAATGAAAAATCGAAAGACAACCTGA
- a CDS encoding phage virion morphogenesis protein codes for MTQQRFACLTNPPGSPWRCWKKQRKSKKKRGAGRGSSLLKDFTRQQNQAVTTSGLARATDSGSPAFCSENSGR; via the coding sequence ATGACTCAACAAAGATTTGCCTGTTTAACGAACCCTCCGGGGTCACCCTGGCGATGCTGGAAAAAACAGCGGAAAAGTAAAAAGAAGAGAGGAGCCGGAAGAGGCTCCTCTCTTCTTAAAGATTTCACTCGACAGCAGAATCAGGCAGTCACCACTTCAGGGTTGGCGCGGGCGACCGATTCAGGCAGCCCGGCCTTCTGCTCGGAGAACAGCGGCAGGTAG
- the dnaA gene encoding chromosomal replication initiator protein DnaA, giving the protein MQFDTPAPLYQKDDAAKLWETALGALECSLSRPNFRTWYSRTVGLTWDGRRFTVGVPNSFVAEYLEQNQRSLIEKTLLRLLNCGGVQVIFQVAAGGKPTGHAPRAEPSSIKTSGGHFNPRYDFETFIVGNTNRLAHAAALSAAQKPGEGYNPLFIHGGSGLGKTHLLQAIGQLAERSGKSVRYVSGEQFTSEFISSLKERRAEEFRERYRAVDLLLVDDVQFLAGKTQTEECFFHTFNELHNSCKQIVLSADSPPRAISQMEDRLRSRFEWGLTAEITPPDEKMRLAILKARTDELGAEMPPDVLEYLASEVTRNIRELEGNLNRVLAYARLLRSAVTPDMARRALKNIAPTASVQEKPSEPQLLLAAVAECFGLAPEDLLGRKRDKETAMARQVAMFVMKNQNIWSMAEIGKLVGDRAAATVSHACEKISQETEYNPLLKRKIIDIESRLGKE; this is encoded by the coding sequence TTGCAATTTGATACACCGGCGCCCCTTTACCAGAAGGATGACGCCGCTAAGTTGTGGGAGACGGCGCTGGGGGCTCTGGAATGCTCCCTCAGCCGCCCCAATTTCCGCACCTGGTATTCCCGCACTGTCGGGTTGACCTGGGACGGCCGCCGTTTTACCGTCGGCGTGCCTAATTCTTTCGTCGCGGAATACCTGGAGCAAAATCAGCGTTCGCTCATTGAAAAGACCCTTCTCAGGCTGCTGAACTGCGGAGGGGTGCAGGTCATTTTCCAGGTGGCGGCCGGCGGCAAACCCACCGGCCACGCCCCCCGCGCCGAGCCCTCAAGTATCAAGACCTCCGGCGGTCATTTCAATCCGCGTTATGACTTCGAGACTTTTATTGTCGGCAACACCAACCGGTTAGCCCACGCCGCCGCGCTTTCCGCCGCTCAAAAGCCGGGTGAAGGCTATAACCCCCTGTTCATCCACGGCGGTTCGGGGCTGGGTAAAACCCACCTGCTGCAGGCCATCGGCCAGCTTGCGGAGCGGTCCGGGAAATCTGTACGTTACGTCTCTGGCGAACAATTCACTTCTGAGTTTATCTCATCGCTTAAAGAGCGACGCGCCGAGGAGTTCCGCGAACGGTACCGCGCGGTTGACCTGCTCTTGGTTGACGATGTTCAGTTCCTGGCCGGCAAAACGCAGACCGAAGAGTGTTTTTTCCACACTTTTAACGAGTTGCACAATTCCTGCAAGCAAATCGTCCTCTCGGCGGATTCACCGCCCCGGGCGATTTCCCAGATGGAAGACCGGTTACGCTCCCGCTTTGAATGGGGCTTGACCGCCGAGATCACGCCGCCGGATGAGAAGATGCGCCTGGCAATCCTTAAGGCCCGGACTGATGAACTTGGCGCTGAGATGCCCCCGGACGTGCTTGAATATCTGGCTTCAGAAGTCACCCGCAATATCCGAGAACTGGAAGGCAACCTGAACCGCGTGTTGGCCTACGCCAGGCTGCTTCGTTCAGCGGTCACGCCGGATATGGCCCGCCGCGCCCTCAAGAATATCGCCCCGACCGCCTCCGTACAGGAAAAACCATCTGAACCGCAGCTGCTTCTCGCCGCCGTGGCTGAATGCTTCGGCCTGGCGCCGGAGGACCTACTTGGCCGCAAACGGGATAAAGAGACCGCGATGGCGCGTCAGGTGGCCATGTTCGTCATGAAAAACCAGAATATCTGGTCGATGGCGGAGATCGGCAAGCTGGTGGGAGACCGCGCCGCTGCGACCGTCAGTCATGCCTGTGAGAAAATTTCTCAGGAAACGGAATACAATCCGCTGCTCAAACGCAAGATAATCGACATTGAATCCCGTCTGGGCAAAGAGTAG
- a CDS encoding Fur family transcriptional regulator, with product MSCNTTLKAKGYRLTPQRRIILDILHAEGTHLTADAIYEQVKDKVEGVNRSTVYRTLELLESLGLTVKADIGGSHVYHHAEEGHHHHLKCRKCRKVMELPEESLAPLAEALRKKHGFEADLHHHVITGLCASCR from the coding sequence ATGAGTTGCAATACTACACTCAAGGCTAAGGGTTACCGGCTGACGCCGCAAAGGCGGATCATCCTGGACATCCTCCACGCCGAAGGGACGCACCTGACCGCCGACGCCATCTACGAGCAGGTTAAGGACAAAGTCGAAGGCGTCAATCGCTCCACGGTGTACAGGACCCTCGAACTCCTCGAGAGCCTGGGTCTCACCGTCAAAGCCGACATCGGCGGCAGTCACGTCTACCACCACGCTGAAGAAGGCCACCACCACCACCTCAAGTGCCGGAAATGCCGCAAGGTTATGGAGTTGCCCGAGGAATCTCTGGCACCTTTGGCCGAGGCGCTGCGAAAAAAACACGGTTTCGAGGCGGACCTGCACCATCACGTCATTACTGGCCTGTGCGCCAGTTGCCGGTAA
- a CDS encoding nickel-dependent hydrogenase large subunit yields the protein MGTIVIDPISRIEGHLKIEVVVENGVVKDAHSSGTLFRGFEIFMKGHNPTDAQHYTQRICGVCPVSHGVTSVLNLDSAFGIADKIPANGRIIRNLIQAGNTIQSHILHFYHLAALDYVDVTAAADYSGSDPGLIKVRDFIGRALAAGNTAMLGPFFPRYEGDYRLPKAINQKAVADYVKALDMRRLAHEMTAIYFGRIPHGPGLVVGGVTQGPTADNIQLYRQKLTVLRDFIDNVYLPDVIAVAEVYADHFEQGFGCGKVLSYGVFDFDSNADLTKRKRFQPQGVATASLSLSAMDPRSITEDVKYSRFSTPSAYPGDGDTKDDPHKTGAYTWLKAPRYKGGVHEVGPMPRMLVAYLSGDAAVKKMVDDTLAHFKAPPSVLFSTLGRHAARALECKLVADAADKWLDELKPGEPFNVPFEIPDEAEGMGLWEAPRGALGHWISIKDKKIDRYQCVVPSTWDCSPRDDKDQPGPIEQSLIGAKVKDEANPFEVVRIVRAYDPCLACAVHLVRPNGDVIGQFRVA from the coding sequence ATGGGAACAATAGTCATCGATCCCATCTCCAGGATTGAAGGCCATCTCAAAATCGAGGTGGTGGTGGAAAACGGCGTGGTCAAGGACGCCCATTCCTCCGGCACCCTGTTCCGCGGCTTCGAGATATTCATGAAAGGCCACAATCCGACCGATGCCCAGCATTATACCCAGCGCATCTGCGGCGTTTGCCCGGTATCGCACGGCGTGACCTCGGTACTGAACTTGGACAGCGCTTTCGGCATCGCCGATAAAATCCCGGCTAACGGCCGCATCATCCGCAATCTCATCCAGGCCGGCAACACCATCCAATCCCACATCCTGCATTTCTACCATCTGGCGGCGCTGGACTACGTTGATGTTACCGCCGCCGCCGATTATTCCGGTTCGGACCCCGGCCTCATCAAGGTCCGGGATTTCATCGGTCGAGCGCTGGCGGCAGGCAATACGGCCATGCTCGGCCCGTTCTTCCCCCGCTACGAGGGAGACTACCGCCTGCCCAAAGCCATCAACCAGAAGGCCGTTGCCGATTATGTCAAGGCCCTGGACATGCGGCGGCTGGCCCATGAAATGACGGCCATCTATTTCGGCCGCATTCCCCACGGCCCGGGGCTGGTGGTCGGCGGCGTCACCCAGGGACCGACCGCCGATAATATCCAGTTGTACCGGCAGAAGCTGACCGTCCTCAGGGACTTCATTGATAACGTTTACCTGCCGGATGTCATCGCCGTCGCCGAGGTTTACGCCGACCATTTCGAGCAGGGTTTCGGCTGCGGCAAGGTGCTGTCCTACGGTGTCTTCGACTTCGATTCCAACGCCGACCTGACCAAACGCAAGCGCTTTCAGCCTCAGGGTGTGGCCACTGCCTCGCTGTCGCTTTCAGCGATGGATCCCAGGTCCATCACCGAGGACGTCAAATACAGCCGTTTTTCCACCCCGTCGGCCTACCCTGGCGACGGCGATACCAAGGACGACCCCCATAAAACCGGCGCCTATACCTGGTTGAAAGCCCCCCGCTACAAGGGCGGCGTGCATGAAGTCGGCCCGATGCCGCGGATGCTGGTCGCCTACCTTTCCGGCGACGCGGCGGTCAAAAAAATGGTGGATGATACCCTGGCCCATTTCAAAGCCCCGCCGTCTGTCCTGTTCAGCACCCTCGGCCGCCACGCCGCCCGGGCGCTGGAGTGCAAGCTGGTGGCTGACGCCGCCGACAAATGGCTGGATGAACTGAAGCCCGGCGAGCCCTTCAACGTGCCTTTCGAAATCCCGGACGAAGCCGAAGGCATGGGGCTGTGGGAAGCCCCGCGCGGCGCGCTGGGCCACTGGATTTCCATTAAGGACAAGAAGATCGACCGCTACCAGTGCGTCGTGCCGTCCACCTGGGACTGCTCGCCGCGTGATGATAAAGACCAGCCCGGCCCGATCGAACAATCCCTCATCGGCGCCAAAGTGAAAGATGAAGCCAATCCCTTCGAAGTCGTCCGCATCGTCCGCGCCTACGACCCGTGCCTGGCCTGCGCCGTCCATCTGGTGCGTCCCAACGGCGACGTTATCGGCCAGTTCCGTGTTGCCTGA
- the fmt gene encoding methionyl-tRNA formyltransferase, with protein MKLVFMGTPEFAVPILRGLIGAGYDVSAVYTRPDAPAGRGRSLTASPVKALADSSGLKIVQPRSLKKPEVADELRSLAPDAIIVAAYGLILPQSVLQIPVHGCINVHASLLPRHRGAAPVAAAILAGDEFTGISIMRMDAGIDTGPVFATASIPICDNDTTGSLTERLAYLGSNLLLEVLSRITGGEISPAPQPAAGATYAPMLAKEQGCIDWNRSAIEIWRQVRAFQPWPGAFTTWDGRLLKLIETQPLDIPAAAPAGTVTALAGRPSMPFEIVTGDGVLGVKRLQLEGKKAATAEEFLRGARGLAGAILG; from the coding sequence ATGAAACTGGTTTTCATGGGCACACCTGAGTTTGCCGTTCCGATTCTGCGAGGGCTGATAGGAGCTGGCTACGACGTTTCTGCTGTATATACCCGCCCCGACGCCCCGGCCGGCCGCGGCCGGTCACTAACCGCTTCTCCGGTGAAAGCCCTGGCGGACAGCAGCGGCCTGAAAATTGTTCAACCGCGCTCATTGAAAAAACCGGAAGTCGCCGACGAATTGCGGTCTTTGGCACCCGATGCCATCATCGTCGCCGCCTACGGCCTGATTCTGCCGCAATCGGTACTCCAAATTCCGGTGCACGGTTGCATTAACGTGCATGCTTCATTGCTGCCCCGGCACCGCGGCGCTGCCCCGGTGGCCGCTGCCATACTGGCCGGTGATGAATTCACCGGGATCTCGATCATGCGCATGGACGCCGGCATTGATACCGGTCCTGTCTTTGCCACGGCTTCGATCCCGATTTGCGACAACGATACGACCGGCTCGCTGACCGAACGCCTGGCTTATCTCGGTTCCAACCTTCTTCTTGAGGTTCTGTCGCGCATCACGGGCGGTGAAATTTCCCCGGCGCCGCAGCCCGCCGCGGGGGCAACCTATGCCCCGATGCTCGCCAAAGAGCAGGGTTGTATCGACTGGAACCGTTCGGCGATAGAGATCTGGCGGCAGGTGCGGGCGTTCCAGCCGTGGCCGGGAGCCTTTACCACCTGGGACGGCAGACTGTTGAAACTCATCGAGACCCAACCGCTCGATATCCCGGCGGCAGCACCCGCCGGCACGGTTACCGCCCTTGCCGGCCGACCGTCAATGCCGTTCGAGATCGTCACTGGAGACGGCGTGCTGGGCGTCAAACGACTCCAGCTGGAAGGCAAGAAGGCCGCGACGGCCGAGGAGTTCCTGCGGGGAGCCAGGGGGTTGGCAGGGGCGATACTTGGGTAG
- the cbiQ gene encoding cobalt ECF transporter T component CbiQ, producing the protein MRHSFLDQYSHLVSPAHRRDPRLKFLLSLLFIVAVVLTPAGSWATYAAYFAILGSIFAISKLPLGYVLKRSLIILPFVFLLGVINVFTRPGVELLSFDIGGWHLGATDGGLKFISTLLARSWLSVLALILLTSTTPLPALLKGIERLGAPRVLVMILSFMYRYLFLLIDEVLRMKQARDSRSVGSPPASFQARTVGSMIGSLFIRSYERGERVYAAMAARGFDGQSRTFNELAFDGTDIAAGAALSLVLILPLTVSLLV; encoded by the coding sequence ATGCGACACAGTTTCTTAGACCAGTACAGCCACCTAGTCAGCCCGGCTCACCGCCGTGACCCGAGGCTGAAGTTCCTGCTGTCGCTTCTTTTCATCGTGGCGGTGGTGCTGACCCCTGCCGGCAGCTGGGCGACCTACGCCGCTTACTTCGCCATTTTGGGCTCGATCTTCGCCATCTCGAAACTGCCGCTGGGCTACGTGCTGAAGCGCTCGCTGATCATCCTGCCGTTCGTCTTCCTGCTTGGAGTCATCAACGTGTTCACGCGTCCGGGGGTTGAGTTACTCAGCTTTGACATCGGGGGCTGGCACCTGGGGGCGACGGACGGCGGGCTGAAGTTCATCAGCACGCTGCTGGCCCGGAGCTGGCTGTCGGTGCTGGCGCTCATCCTGCTGACCTCGACGACGCCGCTACCGGCGCTTCTTAAAGGGATTGAGCGGCTGGGGGCACCGAGGGTGCTGGTGATGATATTGTCTTTCATGTACCGCTACCTCTTCCTCCTTATCGACGAGGTGTTACGGATGAAGCAGGCAAGGGACTCGCGGTCGGTCGGATCGCCGCCGGCATCGTTCCAAGCCAGGACCGTCGGCTCGATGATCGGCAGCCTTTTTATCCGCTCTTACGAACGAGGCGAACGGGTTTACGCCGCCATGGCCGCCCGGGGCTTCGACGGGCAGTCCCGCACCTTCAACGAGCTGGCATTTGACGGGACAGACATCGCCGCTGGCGCCGCTTTGTCGCTGGTGCTTATTCTGCCGTTAACCGTGAGCCTGTTAGTATGA
- a CDS encoding energy-coupling factor ABC transporter ATP-binding protein — protein sequence MSDPVIGIENLHYAYPDGRKALDGVSLKIKRGESVAVAGANGAGKSTLLLHLNGIIHGANGAVKVGGLPVTGANLKTIRAKVGVVFQNPDDQLFCPEVFDDVAFGPINMGLAEAEVRSRVADSLAAVGLQGYERRSSHHLSLGEKKRIALASVLSMQPEVLALDEPSSNLDPAAKWGLIQLLKSLDVTKIVVSHDLELIEALCPRLVIMKQGKILADGPTPEIMSRVELLVAGGLAHRP from the coding sequence ATGAGCGACCCGGTCATCGGCATCGAGAACCTTCATTACGCCTACCCTGACGGCCGAAAAGCCCTCGACGGCGTCAGCCTGAAGATTAAGCGCGGCGAGAGCGTGGCAGTGGCCGGGGCCAACGGCGCCGGCAAGTCAACTCTACTGCTGCATCTAAACGGCATCATTCACGGCGCCAACGGCGCGGTGAAAGTCGGCGGTCTGCCGGTGACTGGCGCCAACCTGAAAACCATACGCGCCAAAGTCGGCGTCGTCTTCCAGAACCCTGACGACCAGCTCTTCTGCCCCGAGGTCTTCGACGATGTGGCCTTCGGGCCGATCAATATGGGTTTGGCGGAGGCCGAGGTCCGCAGCCGGGTTGCCGATTCATTGGCGGCCGTCGGTCTCCAGGGCTACGAGCGGCGGAGTTCCCACCATTTGAGCCTGGGGGAAAAGAAACGAATTGCCCTGGCTTCGGTGCTTTCGATGCAGCCGGAGGTCCTGGCCCTCGACGAGCCTTCTTCCAACCTCGACCCCGCGGCCAAGTGGGGGCTGATCCAGCTCCTGAAATCACTCGACGTGACCAAGATCGTTGTCTCCCACGACCTGGAACTCATCGAAGCTCTCTGCCCGCGCCTCGTCATCATGAAGCAGGGTAAAATCCTGGCCGATGGACCGACACCGGAGATTATGTCGCGGGTGGAGCTGCTGGTGGCGGGGGGCTTGGCGCACCGCCCTTGA
- the nrfD gene encoding NrfD/PsrC family molybdoenzyme membrane anchor subunit translates to MTNRNVPLFSFWGVVQFLFLLGAIGVAVAKLIWGLGAVTNLSDNWPWGLWVAFDVGVYIASAAGGFVLAAIVYIFKVEAFRPLVKPAILIATLGYTIGALGIAIDLGRSPLIIHPLWMWQPGSIMFEVAWCVMMYLTVLYLEFSPNLFARFGWVKAAAVQHALVVPLVIFGILLSFLHQSSLGALFLITPDQHGLWHLPLMGYLFVISAMSLGLSVLTFFSVIMAKSWKLTLRMDLLPKVMAIAAWILVFYLGLRFYDTAASGGFSEFAFDEFGALFLVEVGLGMVLPIILIAMKKVRESRSGLLWASSLIIMGLVLNRVNTLVISHAPARFGSYFPTVWEFIFTLGLIFGAMFAFRLAARYLPLFSEQKAGLPESVARANPEVVTA, encoded by the coding sequence TTGACCAACCGAAACGTACCCCTCTTTAGCTTCTGGGGCGTCGTCCAGTTCCTGTTCCTGCTGGGCGCCATCGGCGTGGCCGTCGCCAAGCTGATCTGGGGCCTGGGGGCGGTCACCAATCTGTCGGACAACTGGCCGTGGGGCCTGTGGGTCGCCTTCGACGTCGGCGTTTACATCGCCTCGGCGGCCGGCGGCTTCGTCCTGGCGGCCATCGTCTACATCTTCAAGGTGGAAGCCTTCCGGCCGCTGGTCAAGCCGGCCATCCTGATCGCCACCCTGGGCTACACTATCGGCGCTTTAGGCATCGCCATCGACCTGGGCCGCAGCCCCTTGATCATCCACCCGCTGTGGATGTGGCAGCCCGGCTCGATCATGTTCGAAGTGGCCTGGTGCGTCATGATGTACCTGACGGTGCTTTACCTGGAGTTCTCGCCCAACCTTTTCGCCCGCTTCGGCTGGGTGAAGGCCGCGGCGGTGCAGCACGCGCTGGTCGTTCCCCTGGTCATCTTCGGCATCCTTCTGTCCTTCCTGCACCAGTCGAGCCTGGGCGCCCTGTTCCTGATCACGCCTGACCAGCACGGGCTGTGGCACCTGCCGCTGATGGGCTATCTCTTCGTCATCTCGGCCATGTCGCTGGGGTTGTCGGTGCTGACCTTCTTCTCGGTCATCATGGCCAAGAGCTGGAAGCTGACGCTGCGGATGGACCTCCTGCCCAAGGTCATGGCCATCGCCGCCTGGATCCTGGTCTTCTACCTGGGCCTGCGCTTCTACGACACGGCGGCATCCGGCGGCTTCTCGGAGTTCGCCTTCGACGAGTTCGGAGCGCTGTTCCTGGTGGAGGTCGGCCTGGGCATGGTGCTGCCGATCATCCTGATCGCCATGAAGAAGGTGAGGGAGTCCCGGAGCGGCTTGCTTTGGGCGTCATCGCTCATCATCATGGGCCTGGTGCTGAACCGGGTGAACACCCTGGTCATCTCCCATGCGCCGGCGCGCTTCGGCAGCTACTTCCCGACGGTGTGGGAGTTCATCTTCACCCTGGGGCTCATCTTCGGCGCCATGTTCGCCTTCCGCCTGGCGGCGCGCTACCTGCCGCTGTTCTCCGAGCAGAAGGCCGGGCTGCCTGAATCGGTCGCCCGCGCCAACCCTGAAGTGGTGACTGCCTGA
- a CDS encoding GNAT family N-acetyltransferase, which translates to MNGIQISIREARLDELPAVCTMIGDCFQRFIAPDYVEEGVRECLNFMSPTALEKRLAGGNLVLIASSGDDIVGTLEIRSQGHISLFFVKPEYHRRGIGRKLLRTAIQKCLEANPGLSTIEVHSSPYAVGIYKQLGFTAAGPEATDKGIRFTPMRMSFSTA; encoded by the coding sequence ATGAACGGTATACAGATCTCTATACGTGAGGCTCGGCTCGATGAGCTGCCGGCAGTCTGTACTATGATCGGCGATTGTTTCCAACGGTTCATTGCGCCGGATTACGTTGAAGAGGGTGTTCGGGAATGCCTTAATTTCATGAGCCCAACCGCTCTGGAGAAGCGCCTGGCCGGCGGCAATCTGGTGCTGATAGCTTCCTCGGGAGACGACATAGTCGGGACGCTGGAGATTCGGTCGCAGGGGCATATCTCGTTGTTCTTCGTGAAACCTGAATACCATCGCCGAGGTATTGGCCGTAAACTTCTGAGAACGGCGATTCAAAAATGTCTTGAAGCAAATCCGGGATTGTCAACAATCGAAGTTCACTCTTCCCCTTATGCGGTAGGCATTTACAAACAACTGGGATTCACCGCAGCCGGGCCGGAGGCTACTGACAAAGGCATCAGGTTTACGCCGATGCGCATGAGCTTTTCTACTGCTTGA
- a CDS encoding c-type cytochrome: MDHPVVLKYNRAVITAVALLLFIPGCNSQAPATTTATSTATQPPSQVTFGQLASAGQAVYASRCASCHGNAGQGAGAPPLWGANSHLSDLGNAQLLLSFTSGSMPPGASGTISRQNHIEIAAYLLLQNGWVTQTEIFNESQLSSILLR, from the coding sequence ATGGACCATCCAGTTGTTCTAAAGTACAACCGCGCCGTGATCACGGCGGTCGCGCTTCTGCTTTTCATCCCCGGGTGTAACTCCCAGGCTCCGGCTACGACGACGGCGACCAGCACCGCCACCCAGCCGCCGTCCCAGGTGACCTTCGGGCAACTTGCTTCGGCGGGGCAGGCGGTCTACGCCTCCCGCTGCGCCAGCTGCCACGGCAACGCCGGTCAGGGGGCCGGCGCGCCGCCGCTTTGGGGCGCCAACAGCCATCTGAGCGATTTAGGCAACGCCCAGTTGCTGCTCAGTTTCACCTCGGGCTCGATGCCGCCGGGCGCCTCCGGGACCATCTCCCGCCAGAACCATATTGAAATCGCCGCTTATTTGCTGCTCCAGAACGGCTGGGTCACCCAAACAGAAATATTCAACGAATCCCAGTTAAGCTCTATTTTATTGAGGTGA
- a CDS encoding energy-coupling factor ABC transporter permease, translated as MHIPDGFLNMTTVAATGVISAGGISAAVKIAAKKIGEKQVPLMGMLAAFIFAAQMLNFPVAGGTSGHLIGAALCAILIGPWAGIIIMSAVLIAQALIFQDGGLAALGANILNMGIIAVFAAYFANSAAVSIFGDSRQGKLIGAAAAGWSSVMAASLAAAIELAVSGASPLGIVLPAMMGIHALIGIGEGLITILVVSAVMASRADILQLERI; from the coding sequence ATGCACATTCCCGATGGTTTTTTGAATATGACCACTGTGGCCGCTACTGGCGTCATCTCCGCCGGGGGCATCAGCGCAGCAGTGAAGATTGCTGCTAAAAAAATCGGCGAGAAGCAGGTGCCGCTGATGGGTATGCTGGCGGCATTCATTTTCGCCGCCCAGATGCTCAATTTCCCGGTTGCCGGCGGCACATCGGGCCACCTTATCGGAGCGGCGCTGTGCGCCATTCTCATCGGACCGTGGGCAGGGATCATCATTATGTCCGCCGTGCTTATAGCTCAAGCGCTGATTTTCCAGGACGGCGGATTAGCCGCCCTGGGCGCCAACATCCTCAACATGGGCATTATCGCCGTGTTCGCCGCCTATTTTGCCAATAGTGCGGCGGTCTCAATCTTCGGCGACAGCCGCCAGGGCAAGCTCATCGGCGCCGCGGCCGCCGGATGGAGCTCTGTGATGGCGGCGTCACTTGCCGCGGCCATCGAACTGGCCGTTTCCGGAGCCTCGCCGCTGGGCATCGTCCTGCCGGCGATGATGGGCATTCATGCCCTCATCGGCATCGGCGAGGGGTTGATTACCATCCTGGTTGTTTCGGCTGTGATGGCCTCCCGTGCCGACATCCTGCAACTGGAGAGGATTTAG
- the rlmN gene encoding 23S rRNA (adenine(2503)-C(2))-methyltransferase RlmN: MECLSPLSHAVSSDGLNHKLLFQCGDGKTVEAALMLFQKPGGRPRRTVCASCQVGCPIGCPFCATGRQPLERSLTAEEIVAQVLYFENSFRPPAAAAIPRDKRWLTNVVFMGMGEPLSNFENLQQAIGFLGSPKGLGMGRRQLMVSTAGLAPQIVRFGKENIQAELAVSLHAADDHLRNALVPVNTRYPLQSVIAACREFIRSTGRHIYFEYALFAGINDSIADADKLIQLIGGMDCPVNLIFGNQLGSGGYQPSTRAVAFDFQKRLIAGGIRTMLRASRGADIEAGCGQLRSRWLSGSGNPAHHL; encoded by the coding sequence ATGGAATGCCTTTCTCCTTTAAGTCACGCCGTTTCTTCGGACGGGCTGAACCACAAGCTGCTTTTTCAATGTGGCGACGGCAAAACCGTCGAAGCCGCCTTAATGCTTTTTCAAAAACCCGGAGGGCGCCCCAGGCGCACCGTTTGTGCCTCCTGCCAGGTCGGCTGCCCTATCGGATGCCCCTTTTGCGCCACCGGGCGCCAGCCTTTGGAACGCAGTCTGACGGCAGAGGAGATAGTCGCCCAGGTTCTGTACTTTGAAAATTCATTCAGGCCACCGGCCGCGGCAGCCATCCCCCGAGATAAGCGATGGCTGACGAACGTCGTATTTATGGGCATGGGGGAACCCCTGTCCAACTTTGAAAATCTCCAGCAAGCAATCGGCTTCCTCGGATCCCCCAAAGGGCTGGGGATGGGGCGTCGTCAACTCATGGTCTCAACCGCCGGCCTGGCGCCTCAAATCGTCCGATTCGGAAAAGAAAACATCCAGGCTGAACTGGCCGTGTCCCTGCACGCCGCGGATGACCATCTCCGGAATGCCCTGGTGCCGGTTAACACCCGCTACCCGCTTCAATCCGTGATAGCAGCCTGCCGGGAGTTCATCCGCTCGACCGGCCGCCATATTTATTTTGAATACGCTCTGTTCGCCGGCATCAATGACTCAATTGCCGATGCGGACAAACTCATCCAGCTAATCGGCGGCATGGATTGCCCGGTGAACCTGATCTTCGGCAACCAGTTGGGCTCGGGAGGGTATCAGCCCTCAACGCGGGCGGTCGCCTTTGACTTCCAGAAACGTCTAATCGCTGGCGGTATACGGACGATGCTGCGCGCCTCCCGCGGAGCTGACATCGAAGCCGGATGCGGCCAGCTGCGGAGCCGCTGGCTGTCCGGGTCGGGCAACCCGGCTCATCACCTATAG